One genomic region from Diachasmimorpha longicaudata isolate KC_UGA_2023 chromosome 18, iyDiaLong2, whole genome shotgun sequence encodes:
- the LOC135170822 gene encoding uncharacterized protein LOC135170822, which produces MRKAPKHVEVDAIIVRSEINRKDQPEDAIVLGPSRDRRDGEQWLATPQMIHESSEALNISTQTLPMSSSISSHFSLLTSPKPIGSSSPRSPLKDIGNRVTMRKLKSSGINLTKPRQSPASFSRPIKDLDDDGLEDEKKDLKEIMIMCCRQVRMIGHKIDRLKGQFVEMKNEITHLRSAPHPSQLIDGFGIESEGDEARDGFKLPCKTLEELRAFDKQLEEDKSYRKKICMKVHKCINKELSLSRNLGVVLRKFLTQQVGNKMTPLKKVQGKELFKNLKFYGCLIAVFGLNFGSKKEPLERKTFNVALSGALNNSGDWDGGRSRRAKRTKLKEPINPEYGDAFMAEILAENEIVTNSRRDERNGD; this is translated from the exons ATGCGTAAAGCCCCAAAGCATGTTGAAGTGGACGCAATCATTGTTCGATCAGAAATAAATCGAAAAGATCAACCTGAGGATGCGATCGTCCTGGGACCTTCCAGAGATCGAAGAGATGGTGAACAATGGCTAGCTACTCCACAGATGATTCACGAATCCTCAGAAgctttaaatatttcaactcAAACTCTACCTATGAGCTCTTCAATTTCGTCCCACTTTTCACTTTTGACATCCCCAAAGCCGATAGGCAGTTCTAGTCCAAGATCGCCGCTGAAGGATATCGGCAATAGAGTCACAATGCGGAAGCTTAAGAGTTCAGGCATCAATCTTACAAAGCCAAGGCAATCACCAGCCTCGTTCTCCAGACCTATTAAAGATTTAGATGATGATGGATTGGAAGATGAAA aaAAAGATTTAAAGGAAATCATGATCATGTGTTGCCGACAAGTGCGTATGATTGGACACAAAATAGATCGTCTGAAGGGTCAATTTGTagagatgaaaaatgaaataactcATCTAAGAAGTGCCCCCCATCCAAGCCAATTAATCGATGGATTTGGTATAGAATCAGAAGGAGATGAGGCCAGAGATGGATTCAAACTACCGTGTAAGACTCTGGAAGAATTGAGAGCTTTTGACAAGCAATTGGAAGAGGATAAGTcttacaggaaaaaaatt TGCATGAAGGTGCATAAGTGCATCAACAAAGAGCTTTCACTCTCGCGAAATTTGGGCGTAGTTCTTCGCAAATTTCTCACACAACAAGTGGGAAATAAGATGACCCCTTTGAAAAAGGTGCAGGGCAAAGAGCTGTTCAAGAATCTGAAATTTTATGGTTGTCTTATTG ctGTTTTTGGTTTAAATTTTGGATCTAAAAAAGAACCTTTGGAACGTAAGACTTTCAATGTTGCATTAAGTGGGGCTTTGAACAATTCTGGAGACTGGGATGGTGGACGATCTCGTCGAGCTAAACGCACTAAGTTGAAGGAACCAATCAATCCAGAGTATGGCGACGCATTCATGGCAGAGATATTAGCAGAAAATGAGATTGTTACAAACAGTCGAAGAGACGAAAGAAATGGCGACTAg